From one Lemur catta isolate mLemCat1 chromosome 5, mLemCat1.pri, whole genome shotgun sequence genomic stretch:
- the NRSN1 gene encoding neurensin-1: MSSCSNVCGSKQAQAAAEGGYQRYGVRSYLHQFYEDCTASIWEYEDDFQIQRSPNRWSSVFWKVGLISGTVFVILGLTVLAVGFLVPPKIEAFGEADFVVVDTHAIQFNGALDIYKLAGAILFCIGGMSMAGCLLMSVFAKSYSKEEKFLQQKFKERIADIKAHTQPVTKAPGPGETKIPVTLSRVQNVQPLSAT; the protein is encoded by the exons ATGAGTTCTTGCAGTAATGTCTGCGGGTCCAAGCAGGCACAGGCTGCAGCGGAGGGCGGGTACCAGCGCTACGGAGTCCGGTCCTACCTACACCAGTTTTATGAGGACTGTACCGCCTCAATCTGGGAGTATGAGGATGATTTCCAGATCCAGAGATCACCTAACAGGTGGAGCTCAGTATTCTGGAAG GTCGGACTCATCTCAGGTACAGTCTTCGTGATTCTCGGATTGACTGTTCTGGCGGTGGGCTTTCTTGTGCCCCCCAAAATCGAAGCATTTGGCGAAGCTGACTTCGTGGTGGTCGACACGCATGCCATCCAGTTTAACGGTGCCCTCGACATCTACAAGCTGGCGGGAGCCATTCTCTTCTGCATTGGGGGCATGTCCATGGCAGGGTGCCTGCTGATGTCCGTGTTTGCAAAAAGCTACTCCAAAGAAGAAAAGTTCCTTCAGCAAAAGTTTAAAGAGCGAATTGCAGACATCAAGGCCCACACCCAGCCGGTTACAAAAGCTCCGGGCCCGGGGGAAACAAAGATTCCAGTCACTTTGTCCAGGGTTCAAAATGTCCAGCCTCTATCGGCAACCTGA